The genomic window GATTGAATGAAAAATTCTTTCAAGCCATACATTCATATCTGTCACAGCTGTCTAGTCTAAATTTTAACAGTGAACAATATTCTGTGAACCCATCATGTCTCACAAAATGGACTTAATTCAGTGATGTTCCAGCAGTAAGTCTTCTAACAGCATCACCTGCAGACTGTAGCTTTCCTTCCTCATCTGTACCATCCTCCTCACTCATGGTGCCTGCTGTCATTGCTCACAGGTCTACACAAGACAATGAGGCTGGAGGAAGTTTTATCACTCAAGGTATTGTGAAGGTGTTGATTTCTGCTTCCCTGGGAAGTTTAGTCTGAATTTGTAATCATGAACAAGCCTCTATCAAAGGTAGAAACAGGGAGCCAATACTCTAATTTGTCAAGAATCAACACTTTCTGTGTAACTAATAACCACTGAATGATCACTTTTATGGACACTGGAAGGatgttttttactgtatacTCTAGTCTATCACTGTCAGCACTATGCTTAAATTAACAGTGTAAATGCTGCAATAAATGTTTCAAGCTGACAAAGTAAGCACTGTAAGAATTATAGATATGTACTGATAATGATTCAGGTCAGTATTGGACAATTGGATCATAACTTTgggtgatgatgtcacattttGAACAAACTTTTAATTGTAACATGATTTCTATTCGGAGGCAGATCTCCAGCTTTAGGTTAAACATCATTTCCCCCCATCTGTTGGACAGGTTGGTCTGACTTATCGACCTACAGCTGGTACACCATGGCTCCAGATAGTCATGTCACACAAGAACTTTGATACTCAGTGTTGTATTTCTTAGAAATTATTGCCTACGTGCCACGTGGCTGTTGACCGGCATCAAACTATCCACAGTTAAAAAGTTGTTTGATCATTTAGACCTAATCTGATACAGCTAATGTTAAAACTGAAGGTTAAATGCTGAATTGTGACAGCGGggaatatttttcttaatgagcCAAGTGGgcatcacactcacacacacaatactagtGGTATTATTGATGGTTCTCATGAGTTAGGCTAAATAAAATCAACAGAATTCACTTGAAACCTTTTAttgacatttacagtaacagtttcaaaatatgttaaattagAATAAATACAGAATTCAGATACTGAAGTTTACAAAACGGTGAAATATCAGTCATAGTAGGTTTagacgtaaaaaaaaaaaaaaaaattacagacaGATAAACTTGCATTGTGCTGCAGTGTTGAATTGTTGcatacatttaaatttcaaagACAAGACAGGCAGATTTACAAAGTCTGAGTGCAGAATAGTTTTGGGTTTTAAAACAGTGGCACCATGTATTTCTGCACAGGAATATTTTCAACAGCTGCCATTTTTGTGgatattttcaacaaaaaaaaaaggaacccATCACTAAAAGTTTTTCACCATAAGCACCTtatgaaagacatttttatcaacatgTTTAAAATCTAACTAGTATCTCAATAAGAGCTGGAGATGTTAGAAACTGTGCTCTTGTGCCAGTCTGAAGCTCTCCTAGTACTCTTCAATAATTCATGACGCACTGTGCATCTCAGACTTTATGAGACATGTAATGTCGTTGCTGGAAAACTGGAATAACATGTACACAGACGGtcctgaaatgaaacatttacacGATCAGGACACACAGGAAATCGCTGATACTGCTGTATGTAGTTAAGAGTGTGGAAGCTCGTGTTATATATGAACACAGTTCTTAATCACATTTGCGAGGGCTTAATCAGAAATCTGCTTCAAATACCGACATGTTAAGTCAAATCCTATGTAATGGTGTGACTCACGTTAAGGATGAAATGAAAGTATGAAGACTATTTGTTAAACATATTGTAGGAGATCACTGGCTTGCTTTTGGCCTCTGTGCAAATAAGTGCTATAATGgtgattttatgtttaaaaaaaaaaaaaagagacagattgaAATTTGGAGTTAAACCGCTCCCAGGGGAATGTCTCAGTGATGTGCCTTCactcctcctcatccttctcCCGTTTGTCCGTCTCCACATGTCAACCTCCACAAACAAGGTTGCGGGTATGGAGGGCTTTGGTCTTTGATTTGTGGAGGGTTGAAGGTCCGCTCTGACGTGATCCGCTGCAATGCAACGGGCTCACAGCTCCTGTGGTAACTCTGCCTGCTCGTGCTCTCTGCTGCCAAGAGTCTCACGTTCACGTTCACGTAACTGAACCGCTCGGGAGAGTGGGTCATCGTTCGATAAACTGCAGGTTAATGACATTTTCAGGAACTAGAAGCGTCCGTGTCATGGGCTTCACGGAAACCCCTTCTGGGTCCGGCTTCACATCAAACTCTATTAGGATCTAATGAgagcagaagcagagaaaacagattAACAACCGGgtgattgaaataaaaaaaaaaatcaataagtGCTCATCATGTGCTAAGTGTTGGGCAGTGACTCTTAACTGCCTTTATTAAGTAATCGAAGTAGTTAATTAGAAACTGGATATGCATCTCAAATcccattttttcatttgttaatttcTTCCAAGGAAAAGTGCTTTGTTTGTTAGAAACACTCCAGTTTCTGATTATTTAATGACACACAATCTAAATTACTTACTGTTTTCATAAGAAAGCATTTCAGATAATCTTTGTGCATGCAGTATGTAGCAGATGTTGctcatttccattttaatgAAAGCTCTCACATTGTGACTACTTATTGATCACAGCGTCCTGTGCTTCTACAGTTCTGATTTTCAACAATTAATCAGAAAATTACATGTACTGCTAAATTCAGGCTGTGAagcagtgtgtgagtgtctgtacTGTAATTGTATGTGGatttacagtcattttttcaaacCATTAACTAACCGAATAGactgtttgtctgtaaatgAGCTGTTTTCTATCCGTGTACTTACTGCTTTCTTATTTTGACCACTAAAATGGTTGATTCACAGTTTTAGGATTAACATCAGATTTGGTGCTAGTATGTTAAAAGCTAGTCAATAATCTCTCTTATCAGCAAAAAATGACTCTTCTTCTTCCCATTTTTAAGTCCAGCTAACTCACCCTGGCAAGAGCAAGGTAGAGCTCCAGCTCAGCAATACGGCGGCCTATGCAGCTGCGTTTTCCCACCCCAAAAGGTACAGAGGCATACGGGTGATGAGTCTGGTCCTTGTTCAACCATCGATGGGGCTGGAATTCATCTGGGTTTGGAAACACTGCTGGATCCCGTGATGTTGCAAAGTGGCAGAGAGTGATCAAAGTCTGGATGGAAAGATTTAACCATCAGACATTAACTCTCATATTTAGGCCAGTATGAAGGCTCTTTCAACTGTGACTGAATGGCATTATGAATGATTTCAAAGTGCACTAATTCtgtcaaacacactcacatttttAGGGACGAGGTAGCCTCCAACCTGGATGTCTCTCTCAGTGATGACTCGTGCATTGGCGGGAATAACAGGGTACAACCTGAAAGACAAAAGTTCCATAATGTAAGTACAATTAAACTTGCTGATTCACACTAGATTTCTTTAcgaaaatgactaaaaacataattataccTTAACACTTCTTTAACTGTGGCCTTCAGGAGAGGCATGCGAGCAACATCGGCTGCCTCCGGTACGCGACGACCCTGCAGTACAGTCAACACTTCATCCCGGAGCGAGGCCTGCACCTCAGGGTGACGGGACAGCTCATACAAAGACCAGGACATAGTGCTGGAGATCTGAGACAACACAGGGGGCACCAGAGATTAAAAAAGTCTGCAGGACTGACAGCAGAATCCAGTGAAGAAGAATGGCACAGGTATCAGTCTTACTGTGTCAACTCCTGCAAGAAGCAGCTCTGTGACGTTGCTGTAGACGGTCTTCATGGGCAGCCCTGTCTGGGACAGGAAGTAGGTGAGATAGCGGCCCTCCACTTTTTCTCCAGAGGCGACTTTCTCTGCTTCTGCCGTCAGACGCTGGTCGATGTGACCTTTAGCTGGAGGCACAGAGATTAGGGGTCATTATGACAGAGAAGGTACTGTATGCGGATGCAAAGGAACTCAGTAAGTCCTGAGAGaaaattacatatatattaGTTTGATTATAGCAACATTTTGACCATCATGACTTTGCAGATGATCTTGTGGTGCGTGAGGGTTCAAGACTTCCTGCTTCCTGATCTAGTGGTGGACCAGCATGATCATTTTGATGCCccattttgattttgatgtcTCAGATCTGGATAAGTCTGGATAAGAGTGACTGGGATGACAACCCAGTTGTGAGTGGAAACCAGCAACCAGCCAATGAGAATTGAGGTGAACGGAAGGAAAATAGTTACGTAAAGTGTTTAAAGACATGCAGTATGTTCcacctccatgtttgttttggttccaCTTTGTAGTGACGTGCTAAACCGAAGCTTCCTTATAATTTCACTGCTGAAAACATCCCTGTTCATTGTATGTTGGAAGATTTCTTTTTCatcacataattttcatataTTCTAACTttcaaaaaagcattttgtgatCTCTGAACATGAACTGATAACTATTAAAGTTAGTATTTTAAAGTGGGCACAGGTTTTGCTAACATTTCCTATGCTGACACCAAACCCAGATGATCATTATGATAAATAACCTTACCGAAGTCAAACATGTAGTCCCAGCACTGACAAAAGATGTTCCAGGGTTTAGGGAACAGCTGGTGCAACCAACTTGGCATGGCCATGGTGAGAAGCGTCATTACAAACATGGTGTTGATCGACTGGATAAAACGCTCTGTCTCTTCAGGAACAACGGCATCCAGGCAGCCAATTCTGGATTCAAACAATACGGAGGAGATgcctgtcaaaaaaaaaaaaaaaaaaagttaaatgagaAGGTGAAGACAACATGACACAAGGGATGATATATTGTAAATGCTGATGTACAAGAAGATAAAACCACATTTAAGCTGCTGCATCATACTAAAGAAGCACAGATATATAATTAATTATGATTAAATGATACTTTGCAATAACAATGTAATCAAGAGACTGATGAAAGgggatttttttaaagtgtgaaatgcaacaaaaaagaaaattttgtACAATAGGTAATTAGACACTTGGTATCTTTTTGCAAAATTCAGTTTCACATCATAAGTTCAGTCAAGTTCTATCAATGGCCACAGTTCAGGCCTCCATTCATTCAACAATACAGTAATGTTGACAACAGTAAATGTTTGAGAAccgtgcatgtaaacacagtcacCGGATCGAAAATGTGTTTAGTCTGGGAAAATCTGGGAgaggaaaatgaatgaatgttgcTCTTTACTCATGTGGAAATAACTGTTGGGACAGAAAACAGCCAAAGGACAGTGTCCATTTTACATGAGTGTGCAGAAAAGCccatttttttattgctgtattCAATAATTGGTAGTTAATCTGAGCTATATTAGGCCTAAATCATGTGCTTTTTGCTTTCTG from Thunnus maccoyii chromosome 3, fThuMac1.1, whole genome shotgun sequence includes these protein-coding regions:
- the LOC121894195 gene encoding 25-hydroxyvitamin D-1 alpha hydroxylase, mitochondrial produces the protein MISVRRMLQQALRVSGRSAFPLVKWMERWAEGAAAGPEGTKQQLAGKTLDDMPGPTVASFAWDLFAKRGLSRLHELQLEGVQRYGPMWKASFGPILTVHVADPALIEQVLRQEGQYPMRSDLSSWKDYRKLRGHHYGLLTSEGEEWQAVRSLLGKHMLRPKAVEAYDKTLNSVVSDLIAKLRLRTRPRGLVTDIASEFYRFGLEGISSVLFESRIGCLDAVVPEETERFIQSINTMFVMTLLTMAMPSWLHQLFPKPWNIFCQCWDYMFDFAKGHIDQRLTAEAEKVASGEKVEGRYLTYFLSQTGLPMKTVYSNVTELLLAGVDTISSTMSWSLYELSRHPEVQASLRDEVLTVLQGRRVPEAADVARMPLLKATVKEVLRLYPVIPANARVITERDIQVGGYLVPKNTLITLCHFATSRDPAVFPNPDEFQPHRWLNKDQTHHPYASVPFGVGKRSCIGRRIAELELYLALARILIEFDVKPDPEGVSVKPMTRTLLVPENVINLQFIER